ACTCTCAGATTATGAAATTGGTATCAATGGAAAGCTCTCGTCGAGAGGATTATGTTGATTACTAGATCGTTAACAGAGGTTCAGTAAATCTCTCAAAATCAAAGGATTTGTGTCAAGAACAAAATTACACCCCCAAAGTTTGTTCTTAGATtttctatttttctgaatttttgttaaatacaaataaataaaataatctgATCAGCTTATTTATATTATTGTAGAAATTAATAccctaaaataaattaagggtgcttttatcccctaattataataattagggccaaaaataataattacgggggaatacttttaaaaacgataaaatacaaaattgatgtcaaaattccccaaaaattgcgagTAATTTGAAAATGCAAAATtattgggtatttgaaatacgaataatttcataaaaataaaaacacagattttgtggggtttgacgtcccggtggggtcccagTCCATTGATTTTTGAAGCacagaaacgatccctaaattaccagaaaatccctaaacacataaaatacattcaaacgcacataaaatgaaataaaacaaATATCTCAATAGAGACGCGAATAAATACGAGTCCAAATTGCAgattgattcatataaatgcagtttaaacacatgttaatcaatcgaaaaattttctggttCACATGGAAACACAAATAGCATTTTAAAACACGTAATATCATGGCAGTAAACATTTTAacttatataaacacataatatttatttatttaacataaaatattcaagtaattttcccggatattacatttaTTCAGTTGTACAATACAATAAACTAGAGATACTACTAGATTCTTCCAAAAGAGGATCAAAGTTTATGAGACAAAGTTTGAACCATATAAATTGAATATTGGAATTCCAAAAGTCACAAAAGAATAGAATAATcgaaaatataaaatttgtagaGGCAAAAaatggatcaaagaagaaaagcCTCGGATGCTATGTTGGCGGCATTCAATTTATTTCCTTGGAATGGAAATAATATGAGGAGAATTTAATGTATTTGCAACTAGAAATCTCCATCCAGGCTCTTTAATATGCTTCACAATTTTTTCAAGGATACGGTCCAAAGAAGATCGGAATTGGATTGCACTGTTACAATCTCACCTCTGACAATATTAGACGTGCTAATTAGGCCACCAAATCTCATTTCCGTATTAGCTGCATGGATACAGTTTGTATAAATGTGCATTAGATCTCATAAAATAGATGTCCCAAAAATATATTCAAACATTGATGAAAGAACTGATACATTAATCTGATAATGAATCCTACACACAAAAAGAAAATATATGATTTATGAATTTGTAGTTTTATTGAGGGACTAAATTGTTCTACCCTGTTAAAGGATGTACATACAATATTCATGTAGAAACAACTGCATTCACAGTTACATTGATTAAGCACTTACTGAGGTCCCATTGAAGCCCTGTGGTAGTAGTACTTCCGGAAGGCGTACCAATTGGAATGAGTCCACAATGTGGGCCTTCTACTGAGCTCTGTATATGAATTTCATGATGATGAGCACTTGGAAGAAGTTGAATTAGGGAATCTTCCGACAGGAGGATTATCCTAATTGTTGAAAAATGACATATAACATTGATGTTTCCAATTTCATGGTCGAACCTCCCACCAAGTGCTCCAGCAACTAAAATGCATAACTGGAAAAGTAAATAGTCGTCATTTATAGGGATTCCACAcgtttatataaatatatagcaTTTCTCCGGGATGTCAATTTTATGAAATCAAAACCAAGAAAAGAGACAAAAAAAACGTGCAATCTAAAAACCCAGGCATACAC
This genomic interval from Apium graveolens cultivar Ventura chromosome 8, ASM990537v1, whole genome shotgun sequence contains the following:
- the LOC141678778 gene encoding thiamine pyrophosphokinase 1-like isoform X1; amino-acid sequence: MPLLFPHETPSDVRIRYKPDVIKGDMDSIRMEVLEFYKNMGTKIVDESHDQDTTDLHKCVVFIRDFHADMEDTLCILVAGALGGRFDHEIGNINVICHFSTIRIILLSEDSLIQLLPSAHHHEIHIQSSVEGPHCGLIPIGTPSGSTTTTGLQWDLTNTEMRFGGLISTSNIVRGEIVTVQSNSDLLWTVSLKKL